A single genomic interval of Mustela nigripes isolate SB6536 chromosome 7, MUSNIG.SB6536, whole genome shotgun sequence harbors:
- the PXDN gene encoding peroxidasin homolog isoform X1 — translation MAVRPAGPARRCLLALVLCCGWGALATVAPKSGAGCPSRCLCFRTTVRCMHLLLEAVPAVAPQTSILDLRFNRIREIQPGAFRKLRNLNTLLLNNNQIKSIPSGAFQDLENLKYLYLYKNEIQSIDRQAFKGLASLEQLYLHFNQIETLDPESFQHLPKLERLFLHNNRITHLAPGTFDHLESMKRLRLDSNALRCDCAILWLADLLRTYAQSGHAQAAATCEHPRRVQGRSVATVTPEELDCERPRITSEPQDADVTSGNTVFFTCRAEGNPKPEIIWLRNNNELSMKTDSRLNLLDDGTLMIQNTQETDQGIYQCMAKNVAGQVKTQEVTLRYFGSPARPAFVIQPQNTEVLVGESVTLECSATGHPPPQVTWTKGDRTPLPEDPRVSITPSGGLYIQNVLQADSGEYTCFASNSAGSIHAAALIIVQALPQFTVTPADRAVIEGQTVDFQCEAKGYPQPVIAWTKGGSPLSVDRRHLVLSSGTLRISAVALHDQGQYECQAVNIIGSQRAVAQLTVQPRVTPVFASIPSDMTVEVGASVQLPCSSQGEPEPAITWNKDGVQVTESGKFHISPEGFLTIHDVGMADAGRYECVARNTIGQASVSMVLSVSVPDVSRNGDPFVATSIVEAIATVDRAINSTRTHLFDSRPRSPNDLLALFRYPRDPYTVGQARAGEIFERTLQLIQEHVRHGLMVDLNGTSYHYNDLVSPQYLSLIANLSGCTAHRRVNNCSDMCFHQKYRTHDGTCNNLQRPMWGASLTAFERLLKAVYENGFNTPRGIDPGRLYHGHALPMPRLVSTSLIGTDSITPDPQYTHMLMQWGQFLDHDLDSTVVALSQARFSDGQHCSSVCGNDPPCFPVAVPPDDPRARSGARCMFFVRSSPVCGSGMTSLLMNSVYPREQINQLTSYIDASNVYGSSEHEARAVRDLASQRGLLRQGVVQRSGKPLLPFAAGPPTECMRDENESPIPCFLAGDHRANEQLGLTSLHTLWFREHNRVATELLALNPHWDGDTIYHEARKVVGAQMQHITYRHWLPKVLGEVGMKALGEYRGYDPGVNAGIVNAFATAAFRFGHTLINPVLYRLDENFEPIAQGHVPLHKAFFSPFRIVNEGGIDPLLRGLFGAAGKMRVPSQLLNTELTERLFSMAHTVALDLAAINIQRGRDHGIPPYHEYRVYCNLSSAHTFEDLKNEITSPEIREKLRRLYGSPLNIDLFPALMVEDLVPGSRLGPTLMCLLSTQFKRLRDGDRLWYENPGVFSPAQLTQIKQTSLARILCDNADNITRVQRDVFRVAEFPHGYGSCDEIPRVDLRVWQDCCEDCRTRGQFNAFSHHFRGRRSLGFSYQEDEPIGESGPGGTPSIGKHRKHPGNATAPSHEHPQMPGTSDFKDFVQEMQKTIADLREQIKRLELRLSSTDCADADGGPHANGAKWRRDACSVCECRDGQVTCFVEACPPADCPAPVRASGACCPVCPRDGTGRKP, via the exons GCTTCTCAACAACAACCAGATCAAGAGCATCCCCAGCGGAGCGTTCCAGGACCTGGAGAATCTGAAGTATCT CTATCTGTACAAGAATGAGATCCAGTCAATTGACAGGCAAGCATTTAAGGGACTTGCCTCTCTAGAGCAACT ATATCTGCACTTTAATCAGATAGAAACTCTGGACCCAGAGTCCTTCCAACATTTGCCGAAGCTGGAAAGGCT ATTCTTACATAACAACCGAATCACACATTTGGCCCCAGGAACATTCGATCACTTGGAATCCATGAAGAGACT GCGGCTGGACTCGAACGCGCTGCGCTGTGACTGTGCGATCCTGTGGCTGGCGGACCTGCTGAGAACCTACGCCCAGTCGGGGCACGCGCAGGCGGCCGCCACCTGTGAGCACCCGCGGCGCGTGCAGGGCCGTTCGGTGGCCACCGTCACCCCCGAGGAGCTGGACTGTG AGAGGCCCCGGATCACATCAGAGCCCCAAGACGCAGACGTCACCTCGGGGAACACCGTGTTCTTCACATGCAGAGCAGAAGGCAACCCCAAGCCCGAGATCATCTGGCTTCGAAACAA TAATGAGCTGAGCATGAAGACAGATTCCCGCCTCAACTTGCTGGACGACGGGACCCTGATGATCCAGAACACGCAGGAGACGGACCAGGGGATTTACCAGTGCATGGCCAAGAACGTGGCCGGGCAGGTGAAGACGCAGGAGGTCACCCTCCGGTACTTTGGGTCTCCAG CTCGACCCGCTTTTGTAATCCAGCCACAGAACACGGAGGTGCTGGTCGGGGAGAGCGTCACCCTGGAGTGCAGCGCCACGGGCCACCCTCCGCCACAGGTCACCTGGACCAAAGGGGACCGCACGCCCCTGCCCGAGGACCCTCGCGTGAGCATCACCCCATCAGGTGGCCTCTACATACAGAACGTCCTGCAGGCCGACAGCGGCGAGTACACCTGCTTCGCGTCCAACAGCGCAGGGAGCATCCACGCCGCCGCGCTGATCATCGTCCAGG CCCTTCCCCAGTTCACCGTGACCCCTGCAGACAGGGCCGTAATCGAGGGTCAGACCGTCGACTTCCAGTGTGAGGCCAAGGGCTACCCACAGCCGGTCATCGCGTGGACAAAAGGAG GGAGCCCGCTGTCGGTGGACCGGCGGCACCTCGTGCTCTCTTCGGGGACGCTCCGGATCTCGGCCGTCGCGCTGCACGACCAGGGCCAGTACGAGTGCCAGGCCGTCAACATCATCGGCTCTCAGAGGGCCGTGGCCCAGCTCACCGTGCAGCCGAGAG TCACGCCAGTCTTCGCCAGCATTCCGAGTGACATGACGGTGGAAGTGGGCGCCAGCGTGCAGCTGCCCTGCAGCTCCCAGGGCGAGCCCGAGCCCGCCATCACCTGGAACAAG GACGGGGTTCAGGTAACGGAAAGCGGAAAGTTTCACATCAGCCCCGAAGGGTTCCTGACCATCCACGACGTCGGGATGGCGGACGCAGGCCGCTATGAGTGCGTGGCCCGGAACACCATCGGGCAGGCGTCAGTCAGCATGGTGCTCAGCGTGAGCG TTCCTGATGTCAGTCGAAATGGGGACCCATTTGTGGCCACATCGATTGTGGAAGCGATTGCGACCGTGGACAGAGCCATCAACTCGACGCGCACACACCTGTTTGACAG CCGTCCTCGCTCTCCCAACGACCTGCTGGCCTTGTTCCGGTACCCAAGGGACCCCTACACCGTGGGGCAGGCGCGCGCCGGAGAGATATTCGAGCGGACCCTGCAGCTGATTCAGGAGCACGTGCGGCACGGCCTGATGGTCGACCTGAACGGAACAA gtTACCACTACAACGACCTCGTGTCTCCCCAGTATCTGAGCCTCATCGCCAACCTGTCGGGCTGCACGGCGCACCGGCGGGTGAACAACTGCTCGGACATGTGCTTCCACCAGAAGTACCGCACGCACGACGGCACGTGCAACAACCTCCAGCGGCCCATGTGGGGCGCCTCGCTGACGGCCTTCGAGCGCTTGCTGAAGGCCGTGTACGAGAACGGCTTCAACACACCCCGGGGCATCGACCCCGGCCGCCTGTACCACGGGCACGCGCTGCCCATGCCCCGGCTGGTGTCCACGTCCCTCATTGGCACGGACAGCATCACGCCCGACCCGCAGTACACGCACATGCTCATGCAGTGGGGCCAGTTCCTGGACCACGACCTGGACTCCACGGTGGTGGCCCTGAGCCAGGCCCGCTTCTCGGACGGCCAGCACTGCAGCTCTGTCTGCGGCAACGACCCCCCTTGCTTCCCGGTGGCCGTGCCGCCCGACGACCCGCGGGCGCGCAGTGGGGCGCGCTGCATGTTTTTCGTGCGCTCCAGCCCCGTGTGCGGCAGCGGCATGACGTCCCTGCTCATGAACTCCGTGTACCCGCGGGAGCAGATCAACCAGCTCACGTCCTACATCGACGCCTCCAACGTGTACGGGAGCTCGGAGCACGAGGCGCGCGCCGTCCGGGACCTGGCCAGCCAGCGGGGGCTGCTGCGGCAGGGGGTGGTGCAGCGCTCGGGGAAGCCGCTGCTGCCCTTCGCCGCCGGGCCGCCCACGGAGTGCATGCGGGACGAGAACGAGAGCCCCATCCCCTGCTTCCTGGCCGGGGACCACCGCGCCAACGAGCAGCTGGGCCTCACCAGCCTGCACACGCTCTGGTTCCGCGAGCACAACCGCGTGGCCACGGAGCTGCTGGCCCTGAACCCGCACTGGGACGGCGACACCATCTACCACGAGGCGAGGAAGGTCGTGGGCGCCCAGATGCAGCACATCACCTACCGGCACTGGCTGCCCAAGGTGCTGGGCGAGGTGGGCATGAAGGCGCTGGGCGAGTACCGCGGCTACGACCCGGGCGTCAACGCCGGCATCGTCAACGCCTTCGCCACGGCCGCCTTCCGGTTCGGCCACACACTCATCAACCCCGTGCTCTACCGCCTGGACGAGAACTTCGAGCCCATCGCGCAGGGCCACGTCCCCCTGCACAaagccttcttctctcccttccgcATCGTGAACGAGGGCGGCATCGACCCGCTGCTGCGCGGCCTGTTCGGGGCGGCCGGCAAGATGCGCGTGCCCTCCCAGCTGCTCAACACGGAGCTCACCGAGCGGCTCTTCTCCATGGCGCACACGGTGGCCCTGGACCTGGCCGCCATCAACATCCAGCGTGGCCGGGACCATGGCATCCCACCGTACCACGAGTACCGCGTCTACTGCAACCTGTCGTCCGCGCACACCTTCGAGGACCTGAAAAACGAGATCACAAGCCCTGAGATCCGGGAGAAGCTGAGACG GCTGTACGGGTCCCCGCTCAACATCGACTTGTTCCCTGCCCTCATGGTGGAAGACTTGGTCCCAGGCAGCCGGCTGGGGCCCACCCTCATGTGCCTGCTGAGCACGCAGTTCAAGCGCTTGAGAGACGGGGACAG GTTATGGTATGAAAACCCGGGGGTGTTCTCGCCGGCGCAGCTGACCCAGATCAAGCAGACGTCCCTGGCCAGGATCCTGTGTGACAACGCCGACAACATCACCCGCGTGCAGAGGGACGTGTTCCGTGTGGCGGAGTTCCCCCACGGCTACGGCAGCTGTGACGAGATCCCCAGGGTGGACTTGCGTGTGTGGCAGGACTGCTGTGAAG ACTGCAGGACCAGGGGACAGTTCAACGCCTTCTCACACCACTTCCGAGGCCGGCGATCGCTGGGGTTCAGCTACCAGGAGGACGAGCCCATTGGGGAATCGGGCCCCGGGGGGACACCGAG CATCGGGAAACACAGAAAGCACCCAGGAAACGCCACAGCCCCCTCCCACGAGCACCCACAGATGCCAGGGACGAGCGACTTCAAGGACTTCGTTCAGGAAATGCAGAAGACCATCGCAGACCTCAGAGAGCAG ATTAAGAGGCTGGAGTTGCGGCTCAGCTCCACGGACTGCGCAGATGCGGACGGGGGGCCTCACGCCAATGGCGCCAAATGGAGGCGGGACGCGTGCTCCGTCTGCGAGTGCCGG GACGGGCAGGTCACCTGTTTCGTGGAGGCTTGCCCACCTGCCGACTGTCCAGCGCCCGTGAGAGCCAGTGGGGCCTGCTGTCCGGTCTGCCCGAGAGACGGCACGGGGAGGAAGCCTTAG
- the PXDN gene encoding peroxidasin homolog isoform X2 yields the protein MAVRPAGPARRCLLALVLCCGWGALATVAPKSGAGCPSRCLCFRTTVRCMHLLLEAVPAVAPQTSILDLRFNRIREIQPGAFRKLRNLNTLLLNNNQIKSIPSGAFQDLENLKYLYLHFNQIETLDPESFQHLPKLERLFLHNNRITHLAPGTFDHLESMKRLRLDSNALRCDCAILWLADLLRTYAQSGHAQAAATCEHPRRVQGRSVATVTPEELDCERPRITSEPQDADVTSGNTVFFTCRAEGNPKPEIIWLRNNNELSMKTDSRLNLLDDGTLMIQNTQETDQGIYQCMAKNVAGQVKTQEVTLRYFGSPARPAFVIQPQNTEVLVGESVTLECSATGHPPPQVTWTKGDRTPLPEDPRVSITPSGGLYIQNVLQADSGEYTCFASNSAGSIHAAALIIVQALPQFTVTPADRAVIEGQTVDFQCEAKGYPQPVIAWTKGGSPLSVDRRHLVLSSGTLRISAVALHDQGQYECQAVNIIGSQRAVAQLTVQPRVTPVFASIPSDMTVEVGASVQLPCSSQGEPEPAITWNKDGVQVTESGKFHISPEGFLTIHDVGMADAGRYECVARNTIGQASVSMVLSVSVPDVSRNGDPFVATSIVEAIATVDRAINSTRTHLFDSRPRSPNDLLALFRYPRDPYTVGQARAGEIFERTLQLIQEHVRHGLMVDLNGTSYHYNDLVSPQYLSLIANLSGCTAHRRVNNCSDMCFHQKYRTHDGTCNNLQRPMWGASLTAFERLLKAVYENGFNTPRGIDPGRLYHGHALPMPRLVSTSLIGTDSITPDPQYTHMLMQWGQFLDHDLDSTVVALSQARFSDGQHCSSVCGNDPPCFPVAVPPDDPRARSGARCMFFVRSSPVCGSGMTSLLMNSVYPREQINQLTSYIDASNVYGSSEHEARAVRDLASQRGLLRQGVVQRSGKPLLPFAAGPPTECMRDENESPIPCFLAGDHRANEQLGLTSLHTLWFREHNRVATELLALNPHWDGDTIYHEARKVVGAQMQHITYRHWLPKVLGEVGMKALGEYRGYDPGVNAGIVNAFATAAFRFGHTLINPVLYRLDENFEPIAQGHVPLHKAFFSPFRIVNEGGIDPLLRGLFGAAGKMRVPSQLLNTELTERLFSMAHTVALDLAAINIQRGRDHGIPPYHEYRVYCNLSSAHTFEDLKNEITSPEIREKLRRLYGSPLNIDLFPALMVEDLVPGSRLGPTLMCLLSTQFKRLRDGDRLWYENPGVFSPAQLTQIKQTSLARILCDNADNITRVQRDVFRVAEFPHGYGSCDEIPRVDLRVWQDCCEDCRTRGQFNAFSHHFRGRRSLGFSYQEDEPIGESGPGGTPSIGKHRKHPGNATAPSHEHPQMPGTSDFKDFVQEMQKTIADLREQIKRLELRLSSTDCADADGGPHANGAKWRRDACSVCECRDGQVTCFVEACPPADCPAPVRASGACCPVCPRDGTGRKP from the exons GCTTCTCAACAACAACCAGATCAAGAGCATCCCCAGCGGAGCGTTCCAGGACCTGGAGAATCTGAAGTATCT ATATCTGCACTTTAATCAGATAGAAACTCTGGACCCAGAGTCCTTCCAACATTTGCCGAAGCTGGAAAGGCT ATTCTTACATAACAACCGAATCACACATTTGGCCCCAGGAACATTCGATCACTTGGAATCCATGAAGAGACT GCGGCTGGACTCGAACGCGCTGCGCTGTGACTGTGCGATCCTGTGGCTGGCGGACCTGCTGAGAACCTACGCCCAGTCGGGGCACGCGCAGGCGGCCGCCACCTGTGAGCACCCGCGGCGCGTGCAGGGCCGTTCGGTGGCCACCGTCACCCCCGAGGAGCTGGACTGTG AGAGGCCCCGGATCACATCAGAGCCCCAAGACGCAGACGTCACCTCGGGGAACACCGTGTTCTTCACATGCAGAGCAGAAGGCAACCCCAAGCCCGAGATCATCTGGCTTCGAAACAA TAATGAGCTGAGCATGAAGACAGATTCCCGCCTCAACTTGCTGGACGACGGGACCCTGATGATCCAGAACACGCAGGAGACGGACCAGGGGATTTACCAGTGCATGGCCAAGAACGTGGCCGGGCAGGTGAAGACGCAGGAGGTCACCCTCCGGTACTTTGGGTCTCCAG CTCGACCCGCTTTTGTAATCCAGCCACAGAACACGGAGGTGCTGGTCGGGGAGAGCGTCACCCTGGAGTGCAGCGCCACGGGCCACCCTCCGCCACAGGTCACCTGGACCAAAGGGGACCGCACGCCCCTGCCCGAGGACCCTCGCGTGAGCATCACCCCATCAGGTGGCCTCTACATACAGAACGTCCTGCAGGCCGACAGCGGCGAGTACACCTGCTTCGCGTCCAACAGCGCAGGGAGCATCCACGCCGCCGCGCTGATCATCGTCCAGG CCCTTCCCCAGTTCACCGTGACCCCTGCAGACAGGGCCGTAATCGAGGGTCAGACCGTCGACTTCCAGTGTGAGGCCAAGGGCTACCCACAGCCGGTCATCGCGTGGACAAAAGGAG GGAGCCCGCTGTCGGTGGACCGGCGGCACCTCGTGCTCTCTTCGGGGACGCTCCGGATCTCGGCCGTCGCGCTGCACGACCAGGGCCAGTACGAGTGCCAGGCCGTCAACATCATCGGCTCTCAGAGGGCCGTGGCCCAGCTCACCGTGCAGCCGAGAG TCACGCCAGTCTTCGCCAGCATTCCGAGTGACATGACGGTGGAAGTGGGCGCCAGCGTGCAGCTGCCCTGCAGCTCCCAGGGCGAGCCCGAGCCCGCCATCACCTGGAACAAG GACGGGGTTCAGGTAACGGAAAGCGGAAAGTTTCACATCAGCCCCGAAGGGTTCCTGACCATCCACGACGTCGGGATGGCGGACGCAGGCCGCTATGAGTGCGTGGCCCGGAACACCATCGGGCAGGCGTCAGTCAGCATGGTGCTCAGCGTGAGCG TTCCTGATGTCAGTCGAAATGGGGACCCATTTGTGGCCACATCGATTGTGGAAGCGATTGCGACCGTGGACAGAGCCATCAACTCGACGCGCACACACCTGTTTGACAG CCGTCCTCGCTCTCCCAACGACCTGCTGGCCTTGTTCCGGTACCCAAGGGACCCCTACACCGTGGGGCAGGCGCGCGCCGGAGAGATATTCGAGCGGACCCTGCAGCTGATTCAGGAGCACGTGCGGCACGGCCTGATGGTCGACCTGAACGGAACAA gtTACCACTACAACGACCTCGTGTCTCCCCAGTATCTGAGCCTCATCGCCAACCTGTCGGGCTGCACGGCGCACCGGCGGGTGAACAACTGCTCGGACATGTGCTTCCACCAGAAGTACCGCACGCACGACGGCACGTGCAACAACCTCCAGCGGCCCATGTGGGGCGCCTCGCTGACGGCCTTCGAGCGCTTGCTGAAGGCCGTGTACGAGAACGGCTTCAACACACCCCGGGGCATCGACCCCGGCCGCCTGTACCACGGGCACGCGCTGCCCATGCCCCGGCTGGTGTCCACGTCCCTCATTGGCACGGACAGCATCACGCCCGACCCGCAGTACACGCACATGCTCATGCAGTGGGGCCAGTTCCTGGACCACGACCTGGACTCCACGGTGGTGGCCCTGAGCCAGGCCCGCTTCTCGGACGGCCAGCACTGCAGCTCTGTCTGCGGCAACGACCCCCCTTGCTTCCCGGTGGCCGTGCCGCCCGACGACCCGCGGGCGCGCAGTGGGGCGCGCTGCATGTTTTTCGTGCGCTCCAGCCCCGTGTGCGGCAGCGGCATGACGTCCCTGCTCATGAACTCCGTGTACCCGCGGGAGCAGATCAACCAGCTCACGTCCTACATCGACGCCTCCAACGTGTACGGGAGCTCGGAGCACGAGGCGCGCGCCGTCCGGGACCTGGCCAGCCAGCGGGGGCTGCTGCGGCAGGGGGTGGTGCAGCGCTCGGGGAAGCCGCTGCTGCCCTTCGCCGCCGGGCCGCCCACGGAGTGCATGCGGGACGAGAACGAGAGCCCCATCCCCTGCTTCCTGGCCGGGGACCACCGCGCCAACGAGCAGCTGGGCCTCACCAGCCTGCACACGCTCTGGTTCCGCGAGCACAACCGCGTGGCCACGGAGCTGCTGGCCCTGAACCCGCACTGGGACGGCGACACCATCTACCACGAGGCGAGGAAGGTCGTGGGCGCCCAGATGCAGCACATCACCTACCGGCACTGGCTGCCCAAGGTGCTGGGCGAGGTGGGCATGAAGGCGCTGGGCGAGTACCGCGGCTACGACCCGGGCGTCAACGCCGGCATCGTCAACGCCTTCGCCACGGCCGCCTTCCGGTTCGGCCACACACTCATCAACCCCGTGCTCTACCGCCTGGACGAGAACTTCGAGCCCATCGCGCAGGGCCACGTCCCCCTGCACAaagccttcttctctcccttccgcATCGTGAACGAGGGCGGCATCGACCCGCTGCTGCGCGGCCTGTTCGGGGCGGCCGGCAAGATGCGCGTGCCCTCCCAGCTGCTCAACACGGAGCTCACCGAGCGGCTCTTCTCCATGGCGCACACGGTGGCCCTGGACCTGGCCGCCATCAACATCCAGCGTGGCCGGGACCATGGCATCCCACCGTACCACGAGTACCGCGTCTACTGCAACCTGTCGTCCGCGCACACCTTCGAGGACCTGAAAAACGAGATCACAAGCCCTGAGATCCGGGAGAAGCTGAGACG GCTGTACGGGTCCCCGCTCAACATCGACTTGTTCCCTGCCCTCATGGTGGAAGACTTGGTCCCAGGCAGCCGGCTGGGGCCCACCCTCATGTGCCTGCTGAGCACGCAGTTCAAGCGCTTGAGAGACGGGGACAG GTTATGGTATGAAAACCCGGGGGTGTTCTCGCCGGCGCAGCTGACCCAGATCAAGCAGACGTCCCTGGCCAGGATCCTGTGTGACAACGCCGACAACATCACCCGCGTGCAGAGGGACGTGTTCCGTGTGGCGGAGTTCCCCCACGGCTACGGCAGCTGTGACGAGATCCCCAGGGTGGACTTGCGTGTGTGGCAGGACTGCTGTGAAG ACTGCAGGACCAGGGGACAGTTCAACGCCTTCTCACACCACTTCCGAGGCCGGCGATCGCTGGGGTTCAGCTACCAGGAGGACGAGCCCATTGGGGAATCGGGCCCCGGGGGGACACCGAG CATCGGGAAACACAGAAAGCACCCAGGAAACGCCACAGCCCCCTCCCACGAGCACCCACAGATGCCAGGGACGAGCGACTTCAAGGACTTCGTTCAGGAAATGCAGAAGACCATCGCAGACCTCAGAGAGCAG ATTAAGAGGCTGGAGTTGCGGCTCAGCTCCACGGACTGCGCAGATGCGGACGGGGGGCCTCACGCCAATGGCGCCAAATGGAGGCGGGACGCGTGCTCCGTCTGCGAGTGCCGG GACGGGCAGGTCACCTGTTTCGTGGAGGCTTGCCCACCTGCCGACTGTCCAGCGCCCGTGAGAGCCAGTGGGGCCTGCTGTCCGGTCTGCCCGAGAGACGGCACGGGGAGGAAGCCTTAG
- the LOC132022171 gene encoding uncharacterized protein LOC132022171, with translation MGVLVWVVRRKPGLLPDPFRKPVTLRVTDSRDRGPRYDLASGRTAAEMRDKPPCRWGCRSGAEPQSPWPTAPKAPSRAAGQVVTPAPRGEGPVAGTRCLGHLAQILPGTPLGGPEGPSAVQHLLPPRRKSGTSASSLRRFRLPGTRCLGRVSTGTGRHPAPPSGFPPSPCRVSALLCPTPDPQPPGRDASQARGRGPGRGILVGACVCEDVHAGPSCSHAAGLCGPRAELHRAAVSFAPANVDGAPPEAPGAGGHCPSPQRNTGPVADGARVFLRKDSPRGRAAIRGKVAAGQPLLGLSGSAASLQTCAPSQRRPVLTAQEVPGSWSCSGSCGPRRRAEVSTVTRLRGRAGSGSCAFDPIASDSQESCRNTARHLLGARLPVAT, from the exons ATGGGGGTGCTGGTGTGGGTGGTGCGTCGCAAGCCTGGGCTCCTGCCTGACCCCTTCAGAAAGCCGGTGACCTTGAGG GTGACAGACTCCCGGGACCGTGGCCCCCGCTACGACCTTGCCTCCGGCAGAACCGCAGCCGAGATGCGGGATAAGCCACCGTGCCGTTGGGGCTGCCGCTCC GGAGCGGAGCCGCAGAGCCCCTGGCCCACGGCCCCGAAGGCCCCCAGCCGGGCAGCAG GCCAAGTGGTGACACCAGCCCCACGAGGGGAAGGGCCAGTGGCAGGCACGCGGTGCCTCGGACACCTCGCTCAGATTCTGCCTGGAACCCCCCTTGGTGGACCCGAAGGGCCCTCAGCTGTCCAGCACCTCCTTCCCCCGCGCCGTAAATCAGGGACATCTGCTTCCTCACTGCGTCGCTTCCGTCTTCCGGGGACACGTTGTCTCGGCCGCGTGAGCACAGGGACTGGACGCCATCCAGCTCCGCCGTCCGGCTTTCCGCCCTCCCCCTGCAGGGTGTCAGCCCTTCTCTGCCCGACACcggacccccagcccccagggcgGGATGCCTCGCAGGCCCGAGGGCGGGGGCCGGGTCGGGGCATTCTGGTGGGTGCGTGTGTATGTGAAGATGTCCACGCCGGCCCCTCGTGCTCCCACGCTGCTGGGCTGTGCGGGCCCCGGGCAGAGCTTCACAGGGCAGCTGTGTCCTTCGCTCCCGCAAATGTTGACGGAGCCCCGCCTGAGGCCCCGGGTGCTGGAgggcactgcccctccccccagaggaACACAGGCCCCGTGGCAGATGGTGCCAGAG TATTTTTGAGGAAAGACAGTCCGCGAGGTCGGGCTGCCATCCGTGGAAAGGTGGCCGCGGGGCAGCCCCTGCTGGGTCTGTCGGGATCGGCGGCTTCTCTGCAGACCTGCGCCCCAAGCCAGAGGAGGCCCGTCCTCACGGCGCAGGAGGTGCCAGGCAGCTGGTCGTGCTCGGGGAGCTGTGGCCCCAGGCGACGTGCAGAGGTGTCCACCGTGACGCGTCTCAGGGGTCGTGCTGGGTCGGGATCCTGCGCATTCGACCCCATTGCGTCCGACTCGCAGGAAAGCTGCAGGAACACTGCACGACATTTGTTAGGCGCCCGGTTGCCGGTGGCCACGTGA